From Thermus albus, one genomic window encodes:
- the ybeY gene encoding rRNA maturation RNase YbeY codes for MRKPNAVGIVANKRPPKGLIPRLRQALSALMEELGVGEKAVTVILTGDRRIRSLKREWWGEDEATDVLSFPHYEPGDPFVPPHLGDIWISLDTAKRQAEERGVPLEEEVLTLAAHGLWHLLGHDHQKEEDWEGFRRVQERILSL; via the coding sequence ATGAGGAAGCCGAACGCGGTGGGGATCGTAGCCAATAAAAGGCCCCCCAAAGGCCTTATCCCTAGGCTCCGCCAGGCCCTTTCCGCCCTGATGGAGGAACTGGGCGTGGGGGAAAAGGCGGTCACGGTCATCCTTACCGGGGATCGCAGGATCAGAAGCCTGAAACGGGAATGGTGGGGAGAGGATGAGGCCACGGACGTCCTTTCCTTTCCCCACTATGAGCCCGGGGACCCCTTTGTGCCCCCGCACCTGGGGGATATCTGGATCAGCCTGGACACCGCCAAAAGGCAGGCGGAGGAAAGAGGGGTTCCCCTGGAGGAGGAGGTGCTCACCCTGGCCGCCCATGGGCTATGGCACCTCCTGGGCCACGACCACCAGAAGGAGGAGGATTGGGAAGGGTTCCGCCGCGTTCAAGAGAGGATCCTCAGCCTCTGA
- a CDS encoding GreA/GreB family elongation factor, with translation MAREVKLTKAGYERLMQQLLQERERLQEATRILQELMESSDDYDDSGLEAAKQEKARIEARIDSLEDILSRAVIIEGATTEVIGLGSVVELEDPVTGERLEVQVVSPAEASVLETPMKISDASPMGKALLGHREGDVLSLETPKGKKEFRVVSVRG, from the coding sequence ATGGCGCGCGAGGTAAAGCTAACCAAGGCCGGTTACGAGCGGCTCATGCAGCAACTTCTGCAGGAACGGGAGCGCCTGCAAGAGGCCACCCGCATCCTGCAGGAGCTCATGGAGTCCTCCGACGACTACGACGACTCAGGTCTGGAGGCGGCCAAGCAGGAAAAGGCCCGCATCGAGGCCCGGATCGATAGCCTCGAGGACATCCTCTCCCGGGCGGTGATCATAGAAGGGGCCACCACCGAGGTGATCGGCCTGGGCTCGGTGGTGGAGCTGGAGGACCCGGTCACCGGAGAACGCCTGGAGGTGCAGGTGGTCTCCCCCGCCGAGGCCAGCGTCCTGGAGACCCCCATGAAGATCTCCGACGCCTCTCCCATGGGCAAAGCCCTCCTGGGCCACAGGGAGGGGGATGTGCTCAGCCTGGAAACCCCTAAGGGCAAGAAGGAGTTCCGGGTGGTCTCGGTGCGCGGCTGA
- a CDS encoding PhoH family protein — protein sequence MARNPEEAQRLVIPLKSEETLAFLGQADRNLKKLRALFREAFGDRLKLIVRGNQVELEGEREALEVAERTVRDLLALLRQGAELDPPTLEQAVALALQGEGLYQATTPETELALPGRLRPKTPGQRRYVEAIATHDITFGIGPAGTGKTYLAVAMAVSHLRARRVKRIILTRPAVEAGEKLGFLPGDIQAKVDPYLRPLYDALFDMIDAERFEQYLQSGIIEVAPLAFMRGRTLNDAFIILDEAQNTTPEQMKMFLTRMGFSSKMVITGDITQIDLPKHQRSGLVEAIRILKGIEGIAFIYFKESDVVRHPLVARIIKAYEEAERGGDRSQ from the coding sequence ATGGCACGAAATCCTGAAGAAGCCCAAAGGCTGGTGATCCCTCTAAAATCCGAGGAAACCCTGGCCTTCTTGGGCCAGGCGGACCGCAACCTTAAAAAGCTCCGGGCCCTCTTCCGGGAAGCCTTTGGCGACCGGCTAAAGCTCATCGTGCGGGGTAACCAGGTGGAGCTGGAAGGCGAAAGGGAAGCCTTGGAGGTGGCCGAGCGGACGGTGCGGGACCTCCTGGCCCTCCTAAGGCAAGGGGCGGAGCTGGATCCTCCCACCCTGGAACAGGCGGTGGCCCTGGCCCTGCAGGGGGAAGGCCTCTACCAGGCCACCACCCCGGAAACCGAGCTGGCGCTACCCGGCCGCCTCCGGCCCAAAACCCCGGGGCAGCGGCGGTACGTGGAGGCCATCGCCACCCACGACATCACCTTCGGCATCGGCCCTGCCGGCACCGGCAAGACCTACTTGGCCGTGGCCATGGCGGTGAGCCACCTTAGGGCCAGAAGGGTGAAGCGCATCATCCTCACCCGGCCCGCGGTGGAGGCCGGGGAAAAGCTGGGTTTCTTGCCCGGGGACATCCAAGCCAAGGTGGATCCCTACCTCCGCCCCCTCTACGATGCCCTTTTTGACATGATCGACGCCGAGCGCTTTGAGCAGTACCTCCAGTCCGGGATCATTGAGGTGGCCCCTTTGGCCTTCATGCGGGGCCGGACCCTCAACGATGCCTTCATCATCCTGGACGAGGCGCAAAACACCACCCCAGAGCAGATGAAGATGTTCCTCACCCGCATGGGCTTCTCCTCCAAGATGGTCATCACCGGGGACATCACCCAGATCGACCTGCCCAAGCACCAAAGGTCGGGGCTTGTGGAAGCCATCCGGATCCTTAAGGGCATTGAGGGCATCGCCTTCATCTACTTCAAGGAATCCGACGTGGTGCGCCACCCCCTGGTGGCCCGCATCATCAAGGCCTATGAGGAAGCCGAACGCGGTGGGGATCGTAGCCAATAA
- the floA gene encoding flotillin-like protein FloA (flotillin-like protein involved in membrane lipid rafts) yields the protein MEGLGVLFLAFIVLVLVFLFFSFIPVGLWISAWAAGVRVPLITLVAMRLRRVPPAKIIYPLIKATKAGLDVRLDRLEAHYLAGGNVDRVVDALIAADKAGIKLTFDRAAAIDLAGRDVLEAVRVSVNPKVIQTPMVAAVAKDGIQLLATARVTVRANIDRLVGGAGEETIIARVGEGIVTTIGSANSHKEVLENPDRISKTVLEKGLDAGTAFEILSVDIADVDVGKNIGAQLQIDQAEADKKIAQAKAEERRAMAVAAEQENRALVEAMRAKLVEAQAQVPLALAEALRAGRLGVMDYYRLKNIEADTDMRESISRAAKPEGEE from the coding sequence GGGTGTGCTTTTTCTGGCTTTTATCGTCCTTGTTCTGGTCTTCTTGTTCTTTAGCTTCATCCCCGTAGGCCTCTGGATCTCCGCCTGGGCGGCAGGGGTCCGGGTGCCCCTCATCACCCTGGTGGCCATGCGCCTCAGGCGGGTACCCCCGGCCAAGATCATCTACCCCCTCATCAAGGCCACCAAGGCGGGGTTGGACGTGCGCTTGGACCGCCTCGAGGCCCACTACCTGGCCGGGGGCAACGTGGACCGGGTGGTGGATGCCCTCATCGCCGCCGACAAGGCGGGGATCAAGCTCACCTTTGACCGAGCCGCGGCCATAGACCTGGCGGGGCGGGACGTGTTGGAAGCGGTGCGGGTTTCCGTGAACCCCAAGGTGATCCAGACCCCCATGGTGGCCGCCGTGGCCAAGGATGGCATCCAGCTTCTGGCCACCGCCCGGGTCACGGTAAGGGCCAACATTGACCGCCTGGTGGGCGGGGCTGGGGAGGAGACCATCATCGCCCGGGTGGGGGAAGGCATCGTGACCACCATCGGCAGCGCCAACTCCCACAAGGAGGTCTTGGAAAACCCGGACCGCATCAGCAAGACCGTGCTGGAAAAGGGCCTTGACGCCGGCACCGCCTTTGAGATCCTCTCCGTGGACATCGCCGACGTGGACGTGGGCAAGAACATCGGGGCCCAGCTGCAAATAGACCAGGCGGAGGCGGATAAGAAGATCGCCCAAGCCAAGGCGGAGGAGCGCCGGGCCATGGCCGTGGCCGCGGAGCAGGAGAACCGGGCCCTGGTGGAGGCCATGCGGGCCAAGCTGGTGGAGGCCCAGGCCCAGGTGCCTTTGGCCCTGGCCGAGGCCCTGCGGGCCGGAAGGCTTGGGGTCATGGACTATTACCGCCTGAAGAACATCGAGGCCGACACCGACATGCGGGAGTCCATCAGCCGGGCGGCCAAGCCCGAGGGTGAGGAATGA
- the lysS gene encoding lysine--tRNA ligase: MNEQTRQRLLNLEALVEAGFQPYPYRYPKTHSAKEILSAKEGAPPESEWPEEVALAGRIVALRRMGKVTFAHLLDGSGRIQLYFQKDLTPRYELLKKLDVGDILGVKGPVFTTKTGEVTVKVLSWTPLVKSLHPLPDKWHGIKDKEVRYRQRYLDLIVNPEVREIFQRRTAMVRYIRRFFEERGFFEVETPILQPTTGGAEARPFKTYHHALDHEFYLRISLELYLKRLLVGGFEKVFEIGRNFRNEGIDHNHNPEFTMLEAYWAYADYQDMATLVEELLSGLVLHLFGSYRVPYQGRTLDFTPPFRRISFVEALKEKAGLPFDPLDLERLRIFADAHHPELAHVPSYKLLDKLFGIYVEPELQNPTFVFDFPLAISPLAKRHREKPGLTERWDLYAAGMELAPAYSELNDPLDQRERFLEQARRRREGDEEAPEPDEDFLLALEYGMPPAAGLGLGLDRLAMILTDQPSLRDVLLFPLLKPKRELVEEEA; the protein is encoded by the coding sequence ATGAACGAGCAGACACGGCAACGCCTACTCAACCTGGAAGCCCTGGTGGAGGCGGGTTTTCAACCCTACCCCTACCGGTATCCCAAAACCCATAGCGCCAAGGAAATCCTATCCGCTAAGGAGGGGGCCCCCCCGGAAAGCGAGTGGCCCGAAGAGGTGGCCCTGGCCGGGCGCATCGTGGCCCTTAGGCGCATGGGCAAGGTCACCTTTGCCCACCTCCTGGACGGAAGCGGCAGGATCCAGCTTTACTTCCAGAAGGACCTTACCCCTCGGTATGAACTCCTGAAAAAACTGGACGTGGGGGACATCCTGGGGGTTAAGGGCCCGGTCTTCACCACCAAGACCGGTGAGGTTACGGTAAAGGTCCTCTCCTGGACCCCTTTGGTGAAAAGCCTCCACCCCCTCCCCGACAAGTGGCACGGGATCAAGGACAAGGAGGTGCGCTACCGGCAGCGCTACCTGGACCTGATCGTCAACCCCGAGGTCCGGGAGATTTTCCAACGGCGCACGGCCATGGTGCGCTATATTCGCCGCTTCTTTGAGGAGCGGGGGTTTTTTGAGGTGGAAACCCCCATCCTCCAACCCACCACCGGGGGCGCCGAGGCCCGGCCATTTAAAACCTATCACCATGCCCTAGACCACGAGTTTTACCTTCGGATCTCCTTGGAGCTTTACTTGAAGCGCCTTCTGGTGGGCGGATTTGAAAAGGTGTTTGAGATCGGACGCAACTTCCGCAACGAGGGTATCGATCACAACCACAACCCCGAGTTCACCATGCTGGAGGCCTATTGGGCCTACGCCGACTACCAGGACATGGCCACGCTGGTGGAGGAACTGCTTTCCGGCCTGGTCCTCCACCTCTTTGGCTCCTACCGGGTCCCCTACCAGGGCCGGACTCTGGACTTCACCCCACCCTTTAGGCGCATCTCCTTTGTGGAAGCCCTGAAGGAGAAGGCGGGCCTTCCCTTTGACCCCTTGGACCTGGAAAGGCTAAGGATTTTCGCCGATGCCCACCACCCGGAACTGGCCCATGTCCCCAGCTACAAGCTCCTGGACAAGCTTTTCGGCATTTATGTGGAACCTGAGCTCCAGAACCCCACCTTCGTCTTTGACTTCCCTTTGGCCATCAGCCCCCTGGCCAAGCGGCACCGGGAAAAACCCGGCCTCACCGAACGCTGGGACCTCTATGCGGCCGGGATGGAGCTGGCCCCCGCCTACTCCGAGCTCAACGACCCCCTGGACCAAAGGGAGCGCTTCCTGGAACAGGCCAGGCGCAGACGTGAAGGGGACGAGGAGGCCCCCGAGCCCGACGAGGACTTTCTCCTGGCCCTGGAATACGGCATGCCCCCGGCGGCGGGGCTTGGCTTGGGCCTGGACCGCCTGGCCATGATCCTCACCGACCAGCCCTCCCTAAGGG
- a CDS encoding diacylglycerol kinase has product MGRVPPRSREDPQPLKGVWRSFGYAWEGLVYAWRVQRNFRLEVYLALLALGLTLWLGVNPVPVLLISALVLSLELLNTALEALADLVSPVFHPLVKRAKDTAAAAVLLASFLALLLGLYLFLPPLLGRFGLS; this is encoded by the coding sequence TTGGGAAGGGTTCCGCCGCGTTCAAGAGAGGATCCTCAGCCTCTGAAGGGCGTTTGGCGCTCCTTCGGCTACGCCTGGGAGGGCCTGGTCTACGCCTGGCGGGTGCAGCGCAATTTCCGCCTCGAGGTCTACCTGGCCCTCCTAGCCCTGGGCCTGACCCTCTGGCTGGGGGTCAACCCAGTGCCGGTCCTCCTCATCAGCGCCCTGGTGCTCTCCCTGGAGCTCCTGAACACCGCCCTGGAGGCCCTGGCCGACCTGGTAAGCCCGGTGTTCCACCCCCTGGTCAAACGGGCCAAGGACACGGCGGCAGCAGCGGTGCTTTTGGCCAGCTTCCTCGCCCTCCTCCTGGGCCTCTATCTCTTTCTGCCTCCCCTCCTGGGACGTTTTGGGCTAAGCTAG